One window of the Salvia splendens isolate huo1 chromosome 1, SspV2, whole genome shotgun sequence genome contains the following:
- the LOC121750431 gene encoding probable serine/threonine-protein kinase At1g01540: protein MTVYDTAFVNTELSKKTSIFGLHLWVVIGIVVGAVIVLILFLLSLCITAFRRRSSSGKGKGDQKGKISGAAEFTPVVSKEIQEIVHDSSVSAAADHRPIGPQAVPEIQIDMGKVEHRVVFSDRGASSGESRATSGADTGSFGGGSGSLLEVSHLGWGRWYTLRELEAASNGLADENVIGEGGYGIVYYGVLADNTKIAIKNLLNNKGQAEKEFKVEVEAIGRVRHKNLVRLFGYCVEGAYRMLVYEYVDNGNLDQWLHGDVGEVSPLTWDIRVNIILGTAKGLAYLHEGLEPKVVHRDIKSSNILLDRQWYPKLSDFGLAKLLNSESSYVTTRVMGTFGYVAPEYACTGMLNEKSDIYSFGILIMEVITGRSPVDYSRPQGEVNLVDWLKMMVGSRKSEEVVDPKLAERPDSKALKRLILIALKCVDPDAQKRPKMGHVIHMLESEDLLSREEKRIARESLSSHREESHQGSEMTNKQSSKVTSDNVEGDSSRNHHAPTSWR, encoded by the exons ATGACGGTCTACGATACGGCGTTTGTGAACACGGAGCTCTCGAAGAAGACCTCGATCTTCGGCCTACACCTATGGGTGGTGATCGGGATAGTAGTCGGAGCTGTGATTGTCCTGATCCTCTTCCTGTTGTCCCTCTGCATCACCGCCTTTCGCCGCCGCAGCAGCAGCGGCAAGGGCAAGGGTGATCAGAAGGGAAAGATCTCCGGCGCCGCCGAGTTTACTCCTGTCGTGTCCAAGGAAATCCAGGAGATCGTCCACGATTCCTCCGTCTCTGCCGCCGCCGATCACCGCCCGATTGGTCCTCAG GCTGTCCCTGAAATACAAATTGATATGGGGAAAGTGGAGCACAGGGTGGTGTTTTCTGATCGAGGAGCATCGAGTGGCGAGAGCAGGGCCACGAGTGGGGCTGACACGGGGTCGTTTGGTGGAGGTAGTGGGTCGTTGCTGGAGGTGTCACATTTGGGATGGGGAAGGTGGTATACTCTAAGAGAACTTGAGGCAGCCTCGAATGGATTGGCAGATGAGAATGTGATCGGGGAAGGGGGATATGGAATTGTGTATTACGGTGTATTGGCTGATAACACGAAAATTGCTATAAAGAACTTGCTGAATAACAA GGGTCAGGCTGAAAAGGAGTTCAAGGTAGAGGTTGAAGCCATCGGGCGAGTCAGACACAAGAATCTTGTTAGGTTGTTTGGCTACTGTGTGGAAGGGGCTTATAG GATGCTAGTTTATGAATATGTAGATAATGGAAATTTGGACCAGTGGCTTCACGGAGATGTTGGGGAAGTCAGCCCCTTGACATGGGATATCCGTGTGAATATAATTTTAGGAACTGCAAAAGG CTTGGCTTATTTACATGAAGGTCTTGAACCAAAGGTTGTTCACCGTGATATCAAGTCCAGCAACATATTGCTTGACCGTCAATGGTATCCTAAGTTGTCAGATTTTGGGCTTGCCAAACTCTTGAATTCAGAGAGCTCATATGTGACGACTCGAGTAATGGGAACATTTGG ATATGTTGCTCCAGAATATGCTTGCACTGGTATGCTGAATGAGAAGAGTGATATATATAGCTTCGGGATACTAATTATGGAGGTTATTACTGGAAGATCTCCTGTTGATTATAGCCGGCCTCAGGGTGAG GTTAATCTGGTCGATTGGCTAAAAATGATGGTTGGAAGCAGAAAGTCAGAGGAGGTGGTGGATCCCAAATTGGCTGAAAGACCTGATTCAAAAGCTCTCAAACGTCTGATCTTGATTGCCCTTAAATGTGTAGACCCGGATGCCCAGAAGAGGCCAAAAATGGGCCATGTAATACACATGTTGGAATCCGAGGACTTGCTTTCTCGTGAG GAGAAACGAATTGCTCGTGAATCTCTGAGTTCTCACCGGGAAGAAAGTCATCAAGGTTCAGAGATGACTAACAAACAAAGCAGCAAAGTTACATCTGATAATGTTGAAGGAGACAGCAGTAGGAACCATCACGCACCAACTAGTTGGAGATAG